In a single window of the Bradyrhizobium erythrophlei genome:
- a CDS encoding TPM domain-containing protein, whose product MGIKRIGRHLLEHHWRVRRIFTPAVLAAIEQAIKAGEATHSGQSRFVVEGALDGVPLFKNQSARERALDIFSHLRIWDTAHNSGVLIYLLLADRQVEIIADRGIDAKVGAAGWEKICADMETEFSSGNFERGVIQGIEAVSRQLAAHFPKHGAGKNELPDAPVVM is encoded by the coding sequence ATGGGCATCAAACGCATCGGCAGGCATCTTCTCGAACACCATTGGCGGGTGCGGCGGATCTTTACGCCCGCCGTGCTGGCCGCGATCGAACAGGCGATCAAGGCGGGCGAGGCCACCCATTCCGGGCAAAGCCGCTTTGTCGTCGAAGGTGCGCTCGACGGCGTGCCGCTGTTCAAGAATCAATCGGCGCGGGAGCGTGCGCTGGATATTTTTTCGCATCTGCGAATCTGGGACACCGCCCACAACAGCGGCGTGCTGATCTATCTGCTGCTGGCCGACCGCCAGGTCGAGATCATTGCCGACCGCGGCATCGACGCCAAGGTCGGCGCCGCCGGCTGGGAAAAAATCTGCGCCGACATGGAGACGGAGTTCAGCAGCGGAAATTTCGAGCGCGGCGTCATCCAGGGGATTGAAGCGGTGTCGCGACAGCTGGCGGCGCATTTTCCGAAGCATGGGGCAGGGAAGAACGAACTGCCGGATGCGCCGGTGGTGATGTGA